Part of the Eikenella corrodens genome is shown below.
ACACGCCACTGGGGCAACAGCCGCGCCTTCGCCACATCGCTCAACATCAGCGTGCAGCGCAGAAACTACCGCGGCCCCGACATCTTCAATATCCAGCGACGCGACACCGAATACTTCACCCGCCTGTCGCTGTTGCACAGCCGCCTCTCCTGGAAAGGCTTCACCCCTCGCCTGAACTGGACATGGTCGCACATCCGCAGCAACCATTTCTATTACCGCTATAACAACCACCGCGTGTTTTTGGATATATTCAAGCAGTTCTGATAAAAAAGCAGCCTGCACTTTGCTGGTTACAGTAAAATCAAATCTATTGGCTGGCCGCACCCCCGAAAGTCCCCCCCATGACCGCCCACACCTACGAACACAAATACCGCCTTGCCGCCCAATTTGCCCGCCGCTTCCAAAACGAAAAGCGCGAACGTGCCGAAAATAGTAACGCAACGGTACTGCCAACCAAAACTGCTTTGACGCACTGCTGGAATTATTCGGCTAGGACAACTGGCTCTACATTTTTTATGACAATGACGAATAATATGATGCAGAATAAGCTTATGATATTTTTCAGATAGCCCAGCCTGCAAACAAAGAAAACCTTAAAACGGTCATTTCAGGCAGCCTTTTCTTTTCCCCTATTTTTTAAGAACCTTTCAATTATGATTAACAAACAAAACCTGCCCCAATTCCTAACCTATTTGGGCTTTACCCAACAAAACCAAATCTATACAAAATCCCTGCACGGAAACGAACTAAAAGTCGACTTTGCCAATGAAAGAATCATCTATCCTAAAGGTGTAACCGCCCACCGCGACACTACCAAGAATTTCAGCCAACCTGAAAACTTCGTTGTGTTCGAATGCGTGCACAACCTGCTGCAATCGGGCTACAAACCCGAACACATCATTTTGGAGCAGGGTATGCCCGGTGGACACGGCATGACGGGCGGATTTTGCGACATCATTGTGCAGGATAATGATGGGCAACCCTATCTGCTTATCGAATGCAAAACGGCAGACGGCGACAAAAGCAAAGAATTTTCCCGTGCATGGGCGAAGATGCAGAAAGACGGCGGACAGCTTTTCAATTATTACAACAGTTATCGCCAGGCACAATGGCTGTGTCTGTATACAAGCGATTTCGTCAACAATCAGGCAGAATCCGTTTACCACCTGATTTCTATGAAAGATAACGACGAATATCTGGGTAGTAACGAAAAGCTACTGAGTTTCAAAAAAGTGCAGGAGGAAAATGGCTCAAAATCCGACTATTTCAAAGTATGGAGCGAAACCTACCAGCAGGACTTTATTTCCCACAATCTATTTGAATCCGCACCATTCAATATTGGCAGTCGCCCCTACAATGTGCGCGATTTAAAAATCGTGGACAACAACACCATTCAGAAAAAATATCACCAGTTTGCCACCATCATGCGCCAGCATAATGTTTCTGCGCGGGAAAATGCCTTTGACAAACTGGTAAACCTATTCCTGTGCAAAGTCGTTGATGAAAAAGCAAATCCTGAAAATCTGAAAGTCTATTGGAAAGGCGCGGCCAGCGACAACCACTATGACCTGCAAGACCGCCTGCAACAGCTTTACCAGACCGGCATGAAAGAATTTTTGGGTGAAGACGTTACCTACATCAGCGCGGAAACGCTGGACAACGCTTTTCACCTGTTTAAAAACCAAAAAGACGAAACCAAGCGCACGGTAATGGAATATTTCACCCAATTAAAATTCTATTCCAACAACCCCTTCGCTTTTTTGGATGTGCATAACGAAAAACTCTTCTTCCAAAACGCCGTCATTCTGAAAGAAATCGTGCAGATGTTGCAGGACATCAAACTCAAAAACGAAGAAGGGCAGCACCAGTTTCTCGGTGATTTGTTTGAAGGATTTTTAGATCAGGGCGTAAAGCAGTCCGAAGGACAGTTTTTCACGCCCATGCCGATAGTCAAATTCCTGATTTCCAGCCTGCCGTTGTCTGAACTGCTGCAAAACAGCGAAGCTCCCAAAGTAATCGACTACGCCTGCGGCGCAGGGCATTTCCTCACTGAATACGCAAGCCAAATTAAATCTCTGCTGCAAAGTGGGCAAAACCCCGCCGATTTCTACCCGCACATTTACGGCGTGGAAAAAGAATACCGCCTCTCCAAAGTCGCCAAAGTGTCCGCCTTCATGTACGGACAGGACGAAATGAACATCATCTATGCCGACGCCCTCGCCCAAAATGACGGCCTCAAAGACGGTAGCTTTTCCCTGCTCGTTGCCAATCCGCCGTACAGCGTTAAAGGCTTTCTTGCCACATTGGGCGAAGAAGACAAAGCAAAATTCACGCTCTACCCGCACGTTTCCGATGAAGACAGCTTCAACAGCATCGAGACCTTCTTTATCGAAAAAGCCAAGCAGCTTTTGCATTCAGACGGCATTGCCGTCATCGTGCTGCCGTCCAGCATCCTAACCAACGGCAATATCTATATCAAATGCCGCGAAATCATCCTGCAATACTTTGATTTGGTCGCCATTGCCGAATTCGGCTCGGGCACGTTCGGAAAAACCGGCACCAACACCGCCACCCTGTTTTTGCGCCGCAAATCCGACACGCCAAACCTGGCTGAACACTACCAAAACCGTATAGAACAATGGCAATCGGGCAATTTCGGCTTTGACGGATTATTTGCAGACAGCCATCT
Proteins encoded:
- a CDS encoding surface lipoprotein assembly modifier produces the protein MHGGWTRHWGNSRAFATSLNISVQRRNYRGPDIFNIQRRDTEYFTRLSLLHSRLSWKGFTPRLNWTWSHIRSNHFYYRYNNHRVFLDIFKQF
- a CDS encoding restriction endonuclease subunit S, translating into MINKQNLPQFLTYLGFTQQNQIYTKSLHGNELKVDFANERIIYPKGVTAHRDTTKNFSQPENFVVFECVHNLLQSGYKPEHIILEQGMPGGHGMTGGFCDIIVQDNDGQPYLLIECKTADGDKSKEFSRAWAKMQKDGGQLFNYYNSYRQAQWLCLYTSDFVNNQAESVYHLISMKDNDEYLGSNEKLLSFKKVQEENGSKSDYFKVWSETYQQDFISHNLFESAPFNIGSRPYNVRDLKIVDNNTIQKKYHQFATIMRQHNVSARENAFDKLVNLFLCKVVDEKANPENLKVYWKGAASDNHYDLQDRLQQLYQTGMKEFLGEDVTYISAETLDNAFHLFKNQKDETKRTVMEYFTQLKFYSNNPFAFLDVHNEKLFFQNAVILKEIVQMLQDIKLKNEEGQHQFLGDLFEGFLDQGVKQSEGQFFTPMPIVKFLISSLPLSELLQNSEAPKVIDYACGAGHFLTEYASQIKSLLQSGQNPADFYPHIYGVEKEYRLSKVAKVSAFMYGQDEMNIIYADALAQNDGLKDGSFSLLVANPPYSVKGFLATLGEEDKAKFTLYPHVSDEDSFNSIETFFIEKAKQLLHSDGIAVIVLPSSILTNGNIYIKCREIILQYFDLVAIAEFGSGTFGKTGTNTATLFLRRKSDTPNLAEHYQNRIEQWQSGNFGFDGLFADSHLLQNYCGHCGFDLAQYQAFLTAQSKMPPEIAATEVFQEYRKIFDKKKLPKSTDVEKAWLDFAKEIEADKLRHFMLAANNPQNVLVVKMPSETKEKKAFLGYEWSAAKGNEGIKYLGGQTEKDEEGLQHLQGINKIQTPLFNPQNLFDEDKLNSLIRQNFSGSLQNIPEHLANFATLLPLAEMLDFGRADFDKAIRMSVQKKVEIVSKYPLVKLADVTEILSGGTPSTNNAEYWDNGTIFWATLVDTKEKYLTKTERKITEKGLNSSSAKLLPVNTVIFSSRATIGDVTIAKVETATNQGYKNFICNPNAINYEYLYYILKQQAKNIESLASGMTYKEISKTEIGNFKIPLPPLDIQQKIVEECQKIDDEFNRTRMKIEEYRAKITNIFNGLEVIRGG